In Verrucomicrobiia bacterium, a single window of DNA contains:
- the polX gene encoding DNA polymerase/3'-5' exonuclease PolX → MNKDEVAEILVNIGTLLELKGENPFKTRAYHNAARAIESTSESLDKLIAEDRLGELKGIGEALREKITTLVTTGRLPYYEELRASVPKGLVDMLEIPGLGPKKLLALHKQLGIENTDQLEQACKDGKVAGLAGFGEKTQQNLLEGIHRRRAYASRHLLGDALRVAEPLLEELRQHPAVTRCSTAGSLRRHKEVIGDIDLLASSRKPAAVIDFFTQLPGILNVIAKGETKASVLLEGGIQADLRVVSDAEFPFALAYFTGSKEHNIVMRQRAIARGLRLNEYGLFKSKEETRDPKLLVPCATEEAIFETLGLAYVPPELREAMGEFAAAEKGELPRLIEWSDLRGSLHNHSTWSDGHQTLEEIARSMMGLGCAYWAVTDHSKASFQANGLDEARVRQQLKAIRDVNQKLADEGEDFRLLTGTEVDVLKDGRLDFPDDLLAELDVVVASIHQSFTLSEAEMTARLVGAARNPFVHMLGHLTGRLLLEREPYHVNHQAVIDACAATGTWIELNASPLRFDMDWRHWPYAKSQGVKCVINCDAHRFEHAGWLRLGAGIARKGGLEKGDVINTLPLERLRKALLAKRAAKTR, encoded by the coding sequence ATGAACAAGGACGAAGTGGCCGAAATTCTCGTGAACATCGGCACGTTGCTGGAGTTGAAGGGTGAAAATCCGTTCAAGACGCGCGCCTATCACAACGCCGCCCGCGCCATCGAAAGCACGAGCGAGTCGCTGGACAAATTGATCGCCGAGGACCGGCTGGGCGAACTCAAGGGCATCGGCGAGGCGTTGCGGGAGAAGATCACCACGCTCGTCACCACCGGCCGCCTGCCCTATTACGAGGAACTCCGCGCCTCCGTGCCGAAGGGGCTCGTGGACATGCTTGAGATTCCCGGCCTCGGTCCGAAAAAGCTGCTCGCCCTGCACAAACAGCTCGGCATCGAAAACACTGACCAGCTTGAACAGGCCTGCAAAGACGGCAAGGTGGCCGGCCTCGCCGGCTTCGGGGAAAAGACCCAGCAGAATCTGCTTGAAGGGATTCATCGCCGGCGCGCCTACGCCTCGCGCCATCTGCTGGGCGATGCCCTGCGCGTGGCCGAACCGCTGCTCGAAGAGTTGCGCCAGCATCCGGCCGTGACGCGTTGCAGCACCGCCGGCAGCCTGCGCCGGCACAAGGAGGTCATTGGTGACATTGACCTGCTGGCGTCGTCGCGCAAACCGGCGGCGGTGATCGACTTTTTCACGCAACTGCCCGGCATCCTCAACGTGATTGCCAAGGGCGAGACCAAGGCGAGCGTGCTGCTCGAAGGCGGCATCCAGGCCGACTTGCGCGTCGTCAGCGACGCGGAGTTCCCGTTTGCACTCGCCTATTTCACCGGCAGCAAGGAGCACAACATCGTCATGCGCCAGCGCGCCATCGCCCGCGGCCTGCGGCTGAACGAATACGGCCTGTTCAAGTCGAAGGAGGAAACCCGCGACCCCAAGCTGCTCGTGCCCTGCGCGACGGAAGAGGCCATTTTCGAAACGCTGGGGCTCGCTTACGTGCCGCCGGAATTGCGGGAAGCCATGGGCGAATTCGCCGCGGCGGAAAAGGGCGAACTGCCCCGGCTCATTGAATGGAGCGACCTGCGCGGCTCCCTGCACAATCACTCCACGTGGAGCGACGGCCATCAGACACTGGAGGAGATCGCGCGCAGCATGATGGGGCTGGGCTGCGCCTATTGGGCCGTGACGGATCATTCCAAGGCGTCCTTCCAAGCCAACGGGCTCGACGAGGCGCGCGTGCGGCAACAACTCAAGGCCATCCGTGATGTCAACCAGAAGCTGGCGGATGAGGGCGAGGATTTCCGTCTGCTCACGGGCACCGAGGTGGATGTTCTCAAGGATGGCCGGCTGGATTTTCCCGATGACCTGCTGGCGGAACTGGACGTGGTGGTGGCCAGCATTCACCAGAGCTTCACCCTGAGCGAAGCCGAAATGACCGCGCGCCTCGTGGGCGCGGCGCGGAATCCGTTCGTTCACATGCTCGGCCATCTCACCGGCCGGCTGTTGCTCGAACGCGAGCCTTACCACGTGAACCATCAGGCGGTCATCGACGCCTGCGCCGCAACGGGCACGTGGATTGAACTCAACGCCAGTCCATTGCGGTTCGACATGGACTGGCGCCACTGGCCTTACGCAAAGTCGCAAGGCGTGAAATGCGTCATCAACTGCGATGCCCACCGGTTTGAGCATGCGGGGTGGTTGCGGCTGGGAGCCGGCATCGCCCGCAAGGGTGGCCTGGAAAAGGGTGACGTCATCAACACCCTGCCTCTTGAGAGGCTCCGGAAGGCGCTGCTCGCCAAACGCGCCGCAAAGACACGATAA
- a CDS encoding prepilin-type N-terminal cleavage/methylation domain-containing protein has protein sequence MGAFTLIELLVVIAIIAILAALLLPALSRAKSKAYRVQCLNNLRQLALPFQLYADDHEGRLVANGFLNSYADLGKAKFWVAGGEHLYPQFFTNEDCLRNDDYALFAGYVKSLGIYKCPADRQEPEWQGVKYTKLRSYSLNCYFGWPAGSEPSANYVTFRKQADVPKPSELFTFVDGAPLNLCLPAFVFYGSTWFYHRPSAEHDGSGNLAFADGHVESHRWREAETIAAAKNGGTAGDGGHFTFVSSGNTDLAWLREHASVRSP, from the coding sequence GTGGGTGCCTTCACCCTCATCGAACTGCTTGTCGTGATTGCCATCATCGCAATCCTCGCGGCGTTGTTGTTGCCGGCGTTGTCCCGGGCCAAGAGCAAGGCCTACCGGGTGCAGTGCCTCAACAACCTCCGCCAGCTGGCCTTGCCCTTCCAGCTTTACGCGGACGACCACGAGGGCCGGCTGGTCGCGAACGGCTTTCTCAACAGCTACGCGGACTTGGGCAAAGCGAAGTTTTGGGTCGCCGGGGGCGAGCATCTTTACCCACAATTCTTCACCAACGAGGATTGTCTGCGGAATGACGACTACGCGTTGTTCGCCGGTTATGTCAAAAGCCTTGGCATCTACAAATGCCCGGCCGACCGGCAGGAACCCGAGTGGCAGGGCGTGAAATATACCAAACTGCGCAGCTATTCCCTGAATTGCTACTTCGGCTGGCCGGCCGGCAGCGAGCCGAGCGCCAATTACGTGACGTTCCGCAAGCAGGCGGATGTGCCGAAGCCCAGCGAACTGTTCACCTTTGTGGATGGGGCGCCGCTGAATCTGTGTCTGCCCGCCTTCGTGTTTTACGGCAGCACGTGGTTTTACCACCGGCCTTCCGCCGAGCACGACGGCTCGGGCAACCTCGCCTTTGCGGATGGCCACGTGGAATCGCACCGCTGGCGTGAGGCGGAAACCATTGCTGCGGCCAAAAACGGGGGCACGGCCGGCGACGGCGGACATTTCACCTTCGTCTCCTCCGGCAACACGGACCTCGCGTGGCTGCGCGAGCACGCGTCCGTTCGCAGCCCTTGA
- the thiD gene encoding bifunctional hydroxymethylpyrimidine kinase/phosphomethylpyrimidine kinase, producing MTPAIPIALTIAGSDSGGGAGIQADLKTFHALGVHGTSAVTCLTAQNPRGVSGIQASSPDFLRRQLEAVFAELKPAAVKTGMLLSAPLVRVVVERFKRRPAPPLVVDPVMVATSGARLLKASAIAALRNELLPLAAIVTPNLDEAELLADMKLCSVEDLRAAARTIHARCGCAVLVKGGHLRGLTEAVDVFYDGRVELLLSAPFVKGVSTHGTGCTYSAAITAGLARGLSLPVAVPRAKEFISHAIANSQRAGRHFVLHWGGGRPA from the coding sequence ATGACTCCAGCAATTCCCATCGCTCTCACCATCGCCGGCTCGGACAGCGGCGGCGGCGCCGGCATACAGGCCGACCTCAAAACCTTCCACGCGCTCGGCGTCCATGGCACGAGCGCCGTCACCTGCCTGACCGCACAGAATCCGCGGGGCGTTTCGGGCATTCAGGCGAGTTCGCCCGATTTTTTGCGCCGGCAACTGGAGGCGGTCTTCGCGGAGTTGAAACCGGCGGCGGTGAAGACGGGAATGCTGCTCTCCGCGCCGCTGGTTCGGGTGGTGGTGGAACGCTTCAAGCGGCGCCCGGCCCCGCCGCTCGTGGTGGATCCCGTGATGGTGGCGACGAGCGGCGCGCGGTTGCTCAAAGCATCCGCCATCGCGGCCCTCCGGAACGAACTGCTGCCGCTGGCCGCCATCGTCACGCCCAACCTGGACGAGGCGGAGCTCCTCGCCGACATGAAACTCTGCTCCGTGGAAGACCTGCGTGCTGCCGCGCGGACGATTCACGCCCGTTGCGGCTGCGCGGTGCTGGTCAAGGGCGGGCATCTGCGCGGATTGACCGAGGCGGTGGACGTGTTTTACGACGGGCGGGTGGAGTTGTTGCTGAGCGCGCCCTTCGTGAAAGGCGTTTCCACGCACGGCACGGGTTGCACTTACTCGGCGGCGATCACCGCCGGGCTGGCGCGCGGCCTTTCCCTTCCGGTCGCGGTGCCGCGGGCGAAGGAATTCATTTCCCACGCCATTGCCAACAGCCAGCGGGCTGGACGGCATTTCGTGCTTCACTGGGGCGGCGGCCGGCCGGCCTGA